The genomic stretch TCCACATCGATGCGGGACATGGGTTGCAGGGACAGACCGCTCAAAATTTCGTTGATCTGGTAGTTGATCAGATCGGTAGTGGCTTCGCCATAGACCTGCTTGCGGTACTTGGACTCGACGACCGAGGACGGCACCTTGCCCTTGCGGAAGCCCTTGACGTCGGCCTGCATACGATACAGAGCCACAGTGGCGGAGAGAGCGGCGTTGACCTCTTCGGCAGGGACCTCCACGGTGATCTTGCGTTTCACCGGGGAAAGTTCTTCAACATTGTATTCCATGAGACGTATCCTCCTCAAACGCCTGGGCAGGCGCGTAAATATGGCATTTTGTGGTGCGGGCGGAGGGACTCGAACCCCCAAACCGTGAGGTACCAGATCCTAAATCTGGCGCGTTTACCAATTCCGCCACGCCCGCAAAAAGAACGTGCTGTTTAAGCAAGCTCTCGCGCATATGTCAACCTATAGGGGCGTCGCTGTGACGGAAATCTACACTTCATCGGCGTTTCCGACCAGTTGGTCGACAATTCTGCGCAAAACGGCCAGCAATTCGTCCGCATTTTCGGCCAGCAAATGGATGACCGGCTCTCGGCCCATGCCGCCCGGATCACCCAACGCCCGGACATTCCCCGGCGCCGGATGCGACTTGAGGGCTTCCAGACCGCCCCACTCTTCAAACCCACAACCTTCGTCGCCGACATACTCGGGCCGCCCTTCCCAATCCATCCAAGTGACCTCTATGTCAAGCTTTGCAAAGACTTGGCGAACAGCCGCGCCGCCGCGCAGCATCATGGCACATTGGACCTCGGGCCGCACCCTCCGGGCGGACAGCAGCAAAGCCGCTGAACGTTCATTCGTTCCGAACTCGGGATAGCCCACCACTTCCACCCCGCCACGCGCCAGGGCAATGAACCCGCCGGAAAATCCGGCCACATCGCGAATGGAGTCTGCAAAGGGCACAGCCACAGCCACATTGGTCCGGCCGCGCGGCAGCAAGGCCTCGACCCCGGGAACAATCGCAAGCCGCCTTCCAATTTCATCAACCACGGCAAGAGCCCCTTCCTTGGCGCGCTCTTTTATCCACGGCGCGAGGTGATTGGGCGGGCCGCCCCCTTCACCCAGCCTATACCCGGCCCGCAAGGCCAGGTTCAAATATTCCTGGGCGCGCAGGATTGCCGCCTCCATGTCCAGCCCCCGGGCCAGCCCGGTGGCGATGGACGCGGACAGGGTGCAGCCGGTGCCATGGGTGCAATCCGTGTCGACCCGCTGCTGCATGAAGGGAATCGGTTCGGCTCCAGGGCGCATGAACCAGTCGGTCACGGCCAGAGAGTCGGCGTGTCCTCCCTTGATAAGCACCGCTTTCGGCCCCATCTTGAGAAGCAGCTTACCGGCCAGGAAGACATCCTCCCTGTCCTTTATCTTCATGCCCGTAAATAACTCGGCCTCGGGCATGTTCGGGGTAAGCAGGTCCGCCAGAGGGAACATCCGTTCCACCATGGCCTCCACCGCGTCGTCCTGCAAAAGCTTGCCTCCCGAAGTGGCCACGCAGACCGGATCAACCACCAGGGGGAAATTTTTGTTCGCCAGGCCTGCGGCCACGGCCTCGATGATCGGAGCGGAAAAAAGCATCCCCGTCTTGGCCGCATCCACCCGGATATCGTCAAGCACGGTCTTGAGCTGCAAGGCCACGAACTTGGCCGACGGGGCATGGATGCCGGTCACCGCAGCGGTATTCTGGGCGGTCAGCGCCGTAATGACGCTCGCGCCGAAACCGCCAAGCACGGTGATGGCCTTAAGGTCGGCCTGAATGCCGGCCCCGCCGCCGGAATCGGAACCGGCGATGGTCAGGACACAGGGAAGTCTTTCCATGGTTCAACCTCCAAAAAAACAACGATCATCGGCGGGTGCAACCACCCTCATACCGACAATCGCAAAAAAAAGCGGCCCGAAGCCGCCGATCAACCGCAGGACAGCTTGACGTAGTCTTCGACCGAAACGCCGTTCCAGGCCTTGCTGACCCAGAAGGCTGTAGCCCAAATCATCAGGGCGGTGGCCTGGAGATCGGTCAGGCGGCGGAGCTTGACCTCTAGGTTGCTCTTGCTCGCCCCATGCTGAATGTGAACGCTGTGCTCGTCGCACGCCTCCTCGACCCGAAGCAGCAGGTACGCCTGCTTGGACTGGTTGGGCAGCAGCTTCACTTCACGGTGTGATTCCAGAATGGTCTTGAGCTCGGCAATGGAAAAATCGCTGGATACATTGCGGATGGACTTGAAGAAAACGTCGACGGCCCAAGGCAGGATGAACTCGGCTCCGGCGCTCTTGGTCTTGAAATAGTCCTTGAGCCACTTTTCCTGATCATGAGTAATTCTTGCAGCGACCTGGGGCATACCGTCTCCTCCAAATGAACCGGCGAAACTTGGTGCCTGACAATATATTCGGCAGTAGCTATATAATTGAAACGACCGAATCAATCAAGAGTTTTTCTAGAAGAAGATTAAAACAATTACGATTGTTACCCGGTGAAAACAGCCTTCAACTGGCGGAACAACGTCAGCAAAAGCGCATCTGGAGCATCGTTGCCGTCGATATTGAGCCGAATAATCTCCGTAACAGTATTTCGACTCGGCGTGACCGTCCTCCTCGCCACCAACAGGATATTCTGCTCTTTTCCGGTGACGGAATCCTGAGTGCACACACCAAGCACCCAATGATCGTCCTGCCGTGTCCAAGACGTTTCAACCGCCACGGCATCCGACTCCTTGCGCTCGATGAGCTGAACGAAATCCTCAAGCGAAAAATGCTTGCGCCCCTTGCCCTGCACCCCAAGATATTCGCCACCGGAAGCGATAACCAGCGGGCTGGACAAAAATTCGGAAGAGGGAAAATCGATAGCCCCGCCGCGCTCTCGACCCGACAGCCTGCGCTTGAGCGCAGTGATCTCCTCCCGCAACGAACGGACAGCCTCCTCCCGCCTGATGGCCTCCGCCTCACGCTCCGCGCGCAAGGCCGCCACCTCGTCTCTCAGGGAACGGATTTCGCTTCGGAACAGCGACTGATCATTCAACAGGTCGGCCATTTCGGACAGCACCCCCGCAAGCTCCTGAACGGTACGCGAGGACACGGTTTGTTCAACAGATTGATCAA from Desulfovibrio sp. Fe33 encodes the following:
- the thiD gene encoding bifunctional hydroxymethylpyrimidine kinase/phosphomethylpyrimidine kinase, with translation MERLPCVLTIAGSDSGGGAGIQADLKAITVLGGFGASVITALTAQNTAAVTGIHAPSAKFVALQLKTVLDDIRVDAAKTGMLFSAPIIEAVAAGLANKNFPLVVDPVCVATSGGKLLQDDAVEAMVERMFPLADLLTPNMPEAELFTGMKIKDREDVFLAGKLLLKMGPKAVLIKGGHADSLAVTDWFMRPGAEPIPFMQQRVDTDCTHGTGCTLSASIATGLARGLDMEAAILRAQEYLNLALRAGYRLGEGGGPPNHLAPWIKERAKEGALAVVDEIGRRLAIVPGVEALLPRGRTNVAVAVPFADSIRDVAGFSGGFIALARGGVEVVGYPEFGTNERSAALLLSARRVRPEVQCAMMLRGGAAVRQVFAKLDIEVTWMDWEGRPEYVGDEGCGFEEWGGLEALKSHPAPGNVRALGDPGGMGREPVIHLLAENADELLAVLRRIVDQLVGNADEV
- a CDS encoding MerR family transcriptional regulator; translation: MDRKFISLREVGRRLDIPPSTVVYYKDKFEKFIPSEGGGGRRTRYPVEVLEIFRRIRKMFNNNWSTEQIEQQLALKFGALMDDTRFDQSVEQTVSSRTVQELAGVLSEMADLLNDQSLFRSEIRSLRDEVAALRAEREAEAIRREEAVRSLREEITALKRRLSGRERGGAIDFPSSEFLSSPLVIASGGEYLGVQGKGRKHFSLEDFVQLIERKESDAVAVETSWTRQDDHWVLGVCTQDSVTGKEQNILLVARRTVTPSRNTVTEIIRLNIDGNDAPDALLLTLFRQLKAVFTG